From the genome of Naumannella halotolerans, one region includes:
- a CDS encoding M15 family metallopeptidase: MPSATTSAGTPSSATPSATATASVPVSTPSSPTAEQTPSVSASPTASAPTAARKAEAESAAEKAIRERHARLGGDKGRLGARVGSTICGLRDGGCYQRFRSGSIYWTKKTGADPIWGSIQSRWRELKSEHGRLGYPTDSEKCGLRDGGCYQRFQGGSIYWSQKSGAYPIWGSMYARWSDLKWERGRLGYPTGSEKCGLRDGGCYQRFQGGSIYWSQKSGAQPVWGSMYSRWSKMKWERGRLGYPISAEKCGLRNGGCYQKFQGGSMHWSQKSGAWPTWGSIARLWAREGSENGNLAYPTGMEKCGRSSCEQNFQNGSIVWTKSSDKSRSRYRLNESVHRTRSSEVKYTMKSSGCPVGLSRLRTIEMNYLNFDGDLKRGMIIVREDTVGAVVDAFQIALDNRYPIARMDNPDKWRADDEPMMAANNTSAFNCRHVTGNPQSMSPHSYGTAIDVNTVQNPFRDSQGRWLPSNGRKYVGNAGLNRKVTHPAMLVSSSPLTDALEDRGYFWGGRWTTGRDWQHFER, encoded by the coding sequence GTGCCGAGCGCGACGACCTCGGCAGGTACGCCGTCGTCGGCCACCCCGAGTGCGACGGCCACTGCCTCCGTACCCGTCAGCACCCCCTCGTCGCCGACGGCCGAGCAGACACCCTCGGTCTCTGCCTCGCCAACCGCCTCGGCTCCGACAGCTGCCCGCAAGGCCGAGGCCGAATCTGCCGCGGAGAAGGCGATCCGGGAACGCCACGCCAGACTGGGCGGGGACAAGGGGCGGTTGGGAGCCCGCGTCGGATCGACCATCTGCGGGTTGCGTGACGGCGGTTGTTATCAACGTTTCCGGAGTGGCTCGATCTATTGGACCAAGAAGACCGGTGCAGACCCGATCTGGGGTTCGATCCAGTCACGCTGGCGCGAGCTGAAGTCCGAGCACGGGCGCCTCGGCTATCCGACGGACTCTGAGAAGTGCGGTTTGCGCGATGGTGGCTGCTATCAGCGGTTCCAGGGTGGCTCGATCTACTGGAGCCAGAAGTCGGGGGCATATCCGATCTGGGGTTCGATGTATGCGCGGTGGAGTGACCTGAAGTGGGAACGGGGCCGCCTGGGCTATCCGACCGGTTCTGAGAAGTGCGGTTTGCGCGATGGTGGCTGCTATCAGCGGTTCCAGGGTGGCTCGATCTACTGGAGCCAGAAGTCGGGGGCGCAACCGGTCTGGGGTTCGATGTACTCGCGGTGGAGCAAGATGAAGTGGGAACGAGGGCGTCTGGGCTACCCGATCAGCGCCGAGAAGTGCGGGCTGCGGAACGGAGGCTGCTACCAGAAGTTCCAAGGCGGGTCGATGCACTGGAGCCAGAAATCGGGAGCGTGGCCGACTTGGGGTTCGATCGCCCGGCTCTGGGCCCGGGAAGGCTCGGAGAACGGCAACCTTGCCTACCCGACCGGGATGGAGAAATGCGGCCGTTCGAGCTGCGAGCAGAACTTCCAGAACGGCAGCATCGTTTGGACCAAGTCGAGCGACAAGTCCCGCTCCCGGTACCGACTGAACGAGTCGGTGCACCGGACACGCAGCAGCGAGGTCAAGTACACGATGAAGTCGAGCGGTTGCCCGGTCGGTCTCAGCCGGTTGCGGACCATCGAGATGAACTACCTCAATTTCGACGGTGATCTGAAACGGGGGATGATCATCGTCCGCGAGGACACCGTCGGCGCGGTCGTCGATGCCTTCCAGATCGCATTGGACAACCGCTACCCGATCGCCCGGATGGACAATCCCGACAAGTGGCGCGCCGATGACGAACCGATGATGGCGGCCAACAACACCTCGGCCTTCAACTGCCGCCATGTGACCGGCAACCCGCAGTCGATGTCACCCCACTCCTACGGCACCGCCATCGACGTGAACACGGTGCAGAACCCGTTCCGCGACTCCCAGGGGCGCTGGCTGCCCAGCAACGGACGCAAGTACGTGGGCAATGCCGGGTTGAACCGGAAGGTGACCCATCCGGCGATGTTGGTCAGCTCCAGCCCTTTGACCGATGCACTGGAGGACCGTGGCTACTTCTGGGGTGGCCGGTGGACCACCGGTCGTGACTGGCAGCACTTCGAGCGATGA
- a CDS encoding carbohydrate ABC transporter permease → MTATEVDQRPDSRPSTNESRHTEVEASRRFARKLLAPSLVALILITQIPFLVTIYYSLQQWNLSRPDIRGFAGLSNYVAVFTNGYFLPSVWATIKIVGGSVIVSLLLGLVMALLLNREFFGRPVARTLMITPFLVMPAAASLVFKWSLFNSEGGIVNWFIGLFGIPPVAWNTDHPVFSVMIVMIWQYTPFFMLLLLAGLQSQDREVLEAADVDGAGAFRKFFFMTLPHLRTYAELAVLLGTILMLQLFDPVNIITKGAGGTKTLPYLLYERAFIGQQVGEAAAYGVVTVVLIIVIATFALRKVFRVFTEEEGR, encoded by the coding sequence GTGACAGCGACCGAGGTTGATCAACGGCCGGATTCCCGGCCGTCGACGAATGAGTCCCGCCATACCGAGGTCGAGGCCTCGCGGCGATTCGCACGCAAGCTGCTCGCCCCCTCGCTGGTGGCGTTGATCCTGATCACCCAGATCCCGTTCCTGGTGACGATCTACTACTCCTTGCAGCAATGGAACCTCTCCCGGCCCGACATCCGGGGTTTCGCCGGGCTGAGCAACTACGTCGCGGTCTTCACCAATGGCTACTTCCTGCCGTCGGTCTGGGCGACGATCAAGATCGTCGGCGGATCGGTGATCGTCTCACTGCTGCTCGGGCTGGTGATGGCGCTGCTGCTGAACCGCGAGTTCTTCGGTCGGCCGGTGGCGCGAACCCTGATGATCACCCCGTTCCTGGTCATGCCGGCGGCGGCCTCGTTGGTTTTCAAGTGGTCGCTGTTCAATTCCGAGGGTGGCATCGTCAACTGGTTCATCGGCCTGTTCGGGATCCCCCCGGTGGCATGGAACACCGACCATCCGGTGTTCAGCGTGATGATCGTGATGATCTGGCAGTACACGCCGTTCTTCATGTTGCTGTTGCTCGCCGGTCTGCAATCGCAGGACCGGGAGGTGCTGGAGGCCGCCGATGTCGACGGGGCCGGGGCGTTCCGCAAGTTCTTCTTCATGACCCTGCCGCATCTGCGTACCTATGCAGAGCTGGCGGTGCTGCTGGGCACGATCCTGATGCTGCAGTTGTTCGACCCGGTGAACATCATCACCAAGGGTGCCGGTGGTACGAAGACTCTGCCGTACCTGCTCTACGAGCGTGCCTTCATCGGTCAGCAGGTCGGTGAAGCCGCCGCCTACGGTGTGGTCACCGTCGTCCTGATCATCGTCATTGCGACCTTCGCGCTGCGGAAGGTCTTCCGTGTCTTCACCGAGGAGGAGGGCCGATGA
- the rpmJ gene encoding 50S ribosomal protein L36, translating to MKVQPSVKKICDKCKVIRRHGRVMVICENPRHKQRQG from the coding sequence ATGAAGGTTCAGCCGAGCGTGAAGAAGATCTGCGACAAGTGCAAGGTGATTCGCCGGCACGGTCGCGTGATGGTGATCTGCGAGAACCCGCGCCACAAGCAGCGCCAGGGCTGA
- the rplQ gene encoding 50S ribosomal protein L17, protein MPTPTKGPRLGGSPAHERIILDNLASQLFEHGRITTTEAKAKRVRPLAEKLITKAKRGDLAARRQVLTHIRDKSVVHVLFTEIAEAVAEREGGYTRIVKIGPRKGDNAPMAVLEVITEVVKSKPKAETAEETNAKAAAVAAAEAPVEETPAEDTAEIVDYGENSFRGTEAPEGFDIKGNEDSMKFHTPESRWYEQTDAEVWFNSEEAAEAAGFTKAG, encoded by the coding sequence ATGCCAACCCCAACCAAGGGTCCGCGTCTGGGCGGCAGCCCCGCCCACGAGCGGATCATCCTCGACAACCTGGCCAGCCAGCTGTTCGAGCACGGTCGGATCACCACCACCGAGGCGAAGGCCAAGCGGGTTCGTCCGCTGGCCGAGAAGTTGATCACCAAGGCCAAGCGTGGTGACCTCGCTGCGCGTCGGCAGGTGCTGACCCACATCCGCGACAAGTCGGTGGTGCACGTGTTGTTCACCGAGATCGCCGAGGCGGTCGCCGAGCGGGAGGGTGGTTACACCCGGATCGTCAAGATCGGCCCGCGCAAGGGTGACAACGCCCCGATGGCCGTCCTCGAGGTGATCACCGAGGTAGTCAAGTCGAAGCCGAAGGCCGAGACCGCCGAGGAGACCAACGCCAAGGCTGCTGCGGTCGCCGCCGCCGAGGCGCCGGTGGAGGAGACCCCGGCCGAGGACACCGCCGAGATCGTGGACTACGGCGAGAATTCCTTCCGTGGCACCGAGGCCCCCGAGGGCTTCGACATCAAGGGCAATGAGGACTCGATGAAGTTCCACACCCCGGAGTCGCGGTGGTACGAGCAGACCGATGCCGAGGTCTGGTTCAACTCCGAGGAGGCTGCCGAGGCCGCCGGCTTCACCAAGGCCGGCTGA
- the rpsM gene encoding 30S ribosomal protein S13: MARLLGVDLPRDKRLEVALTYIFGVGRTRALETLKATGISGDLRVHELNDEQLVALRDHLDANYQTEGDLRREIAADIRRKVEIGTYQGRRHRSGLPVRGQRTRTNARQRKGKRKPVAGKKK; this comes from the coding sequence ATGGCACGCCTGCTTGGTGTCGACCTCCCGCGTGACAAGCGCCTGGAAGTCGCACTGACCTACATCTTCGGGGTGGGACGTACCCGCGCCCTGGAGACCTTGAAGGCCACCGGGATCTCCGGCGACCTCCGCGTCCACGAGCTGAACGACGAGCAGCTCGTCGCGCTGCGCGACCACCTCGACGCGAACTACCAGACCGAGGGCGACCTGCGCCGCGAGATCGCCGCCGACATCCGCCGCAAGGTCGAGATCGGCACCTACCAGGGACGTCGCCACCGCTCCGGACTGCCGGTCCGCGGACAGCGCACCCGTACCAACGCCCGTCAGCGCAAGGGCAAGCGCAAGCCCGTCGCCGGCAAGAAGAAGTAA
- the infA gene encoding translation initiation factor IF-1 encodes MAKKEGALELEGTVIEALPNAMFRVELSNGHKVLAHISGKMRQHYIRILPSDRVVVEVSAYDLTRGRIVYRHR; translated from the coding sequence ATGGCAAAGAAGGAAGGCGCCCTCGAGCTCGAGGGAACTGTGATCGAAGCACTGCCCAACGCGATGTTCCGCGTCGAGCTGTCCAATGGTCACAAGGTGCTTGCACACATCAGTGGCAAGATGCGCCAGCACTACATCCGAATCCTTCCCTCGGACCGGGTGGTTGTCGAAGTTTCCGCCTACGACCTGACCCGCGGTCGCATCGTCTACCGGCACCGGTGA
- a CDS encoding DUF4186 family protein, which produces MLDRLARHRFRARFHLRPPERRIAQTRGLPVIRMHALDLLTSRLAPARPPNDGRQTPWGGHPVFRAQHATGTCCRGCLERLHGLPRGHRLTAADLRFVTALITAWVARELRAAAAPGPAGPDHLPGL; this is translated from the coding sequence GTGTTGGACCGGCTGGCGAGACACCGGTTCCGTGCCCGGTTCCACCTGCGCCCGCCGGAGCGGCGAATCGCCCAGACGAGGGGCCTGCCGGTGATCCGAATGCATGCACTCGATCTGCTCACCTCCAGGCTGGCCCCTGCCCGGCCACCCAACGACGGACGGCAGACCCCGTGGGGCGGTCATCCGGTCTTCCGCGCCCAACATGCGACCGGTACCTGCTGTCGCGGCTGTCTGGAACGACTGCACGGTCTCCCCCGTGGCCATCGACTGACAGCTGCCGACCTGCGGTTCGTCACCGCCCTGATCACCGCCTGGGTGGCCCGCGAACTTCGCGCCGCCGCTGCACCCGGTCCGGCCGGACCCGATCACCTGCCCGGGCTCTGA
- a CDS encoding DNA-directed RNA polymerase subunit alpha, with product MLIAQRPTLSEEKVDEFRSRFVIEPLEPGFGYTLGNSLRRTLLSSIPGAAITSIKIEGNLHEFSTVEGVTEDVTEIILNLKSLVVSSEEDEPVVMYLRKSGAGAVTAADIAPPAGVEIHNPELHIATLNDSGRLEMELVVERGRGYVSAVQNKGYETEIGRIPVDSIYSPVLKVTYKVEATRVEQRTDFDKLIVDVETKPAITPRDAVASAGRTLVELFGLAHELNSEAEGIEIGPSPVDEQLAADLALPVEDLNLTVRSYNCLKREGIHTVGELVSRSEQDLLDIRNFGSKSIDEVKLKLAEMGLSLKDSAPGFDPLTAIGRYDDEDGSDNEYVETEQY from the coding sequence ATGCTGATTGCACAGCGCCCCACCCTGAGCGAGGAGAAGGTCGACGAGTTCCGCTCGCGCTTCGTGATCGAGCCGCTGGAGCCCGGCTTCGGTTACACCCTCGGCAACTCCTTGCGTCGGACCCTGCTGTCGTCGATCCCCGGTGCAGCGATCACCAGCATCAAGATCGAGGGGAACCTGCACGAGTTCTCCACGGTCGAGGGTGTCACCGAGGACGTCACCGAGATCATCCTCAACCTGAAGTCGCTGGTCGTCTCCTCCGAGGAGGACGAGCCGGTGGTGATGTACCTGCGCAAGTCCGGTGCCGGTGCCGTCACCGCTGCCGACATCGCCCCGCCGGCCGGTGTGGAGATCCACAACCCGGAGCTGCACATCGCCACCTTGAACGACTCCGGTCGCCTCGAGATGGAACTGGTCGTCGAGCGTGGCCGTGGCTACGTCTCCGCCGTCCAGAACAAGGGGTACGAGACCGAGATCGGCCGGATCCCGGTCGACTCGATCTACTCGCCGGTGCTGAAGGTGACCTACAAGGTCGAGGCCACCCGTGTCGAACAGCGCACCGACTTCGACAAGCTGATCGTCGACGTCGAGACCAAGCCGGCCATCACCCCGCGCGATGCCGTGGCCTCGGCCGGTCGCACCCTGGTCGAGCTCTTCGGTCTGGCACATGAGCTGAACAGCGAGGCCGAGGGCATCGAGATCGGCCCGTCGCCGGTCGACGAGCAACTGGCTGCCGACCTCGCGCTGCCGGTGGAGGACCTGAACCTGACCGTTCGGTCCTACAACTGCCTCAAGCGCGAAGGCATCCACACCGTCGGTGAGTTGGTGTCGCGGTCGGAGCAGGATCTGCTCGACATCCGCAACTTCGGCTCGAAGTCGATCGACGAGGTGAAGCTGAAGCTGGCCGAGATGGGCCTGTCGCTGAAGGACAGCGCTCCTGGTTTCGATCCGCTGACCGCCATCGGTCGTTACGACGACGAGGACGGCAGCGACAACGAGTACGTCGAGACCGAGCAGTACTGA
- the rpsK gene encoding 30S ribosomal protein S11 yields the protein MATAGRSSGAKKVRRKEKKNVVSGQAHIKSTFNNTIITITDPTGAVIAWASAGTVGFKGSRKSTPYAAQMAAEAAGRRAMEHGMKRVDVFVKGPGSGRETAIRSLGAVGLEVGAIADVTPVPHNGTRPPKRRRV from the coding sequence ATGGCTACTGCAGGACGCAGCAGCGGCGCCAAGAAGGTGCGCCGCAAGGAGAAGAAGAACGTGGTGTCGGGCCAGGCCCACATCAAGTCCACGTTCAACAACACGATCATCACGATCACCGACCCGACCGGGGCAGTGATCGCTTGGGCCTCCGCCGGCACCGTCGGCTTCAAGGGCTCCCGCAAGTCCACCCCCTATGCCGCCCAGATGGCTGCCGAGGCCGCCGGCCGACGCGCCATGGAGCACGGCATGAAGCGGGTCGACGTCTTCGTCAAGGGCCCGGGTTCGGGCCGCGAGACCGCCATCCGCTCACTCGGTGCGGTCGGCCTCGAGGTCGGCGCGATCGCCGACGTGACCCCGGTTCCCCACAACGGCACCCGTCCGCCCAAGCGGCGTCGGGTCTGA
- a CDS encoding DUF2332 domain-containing protein: protein MDGTEADLPLAYRSFARQAGGYCPEYERLALGVADDAELLRRLSDLPQSQRQPNLLFGVTRLLGGPVENWPDFRSWVLAHWWQVHRELLRRSTQTNEAGRCATLLPYLPLDRPLALLELGCSAGLCLHPDRYGYRYTGTDRSTAPVLLAGEQEPLLDCRLGVGITPPAGLPQIAWRAGLDLNPLDLRRPDNRAWLRALVWPGQPIREARLDAAMAVATADPPRLFTGDLVDDLPTLLDDVPAGVTPVIFHSAVLAYVTDPQLRAHFVGQALWAVEHRGAVWIANEAPTVLGPQLIPDHGSRARLLDAAEGRFLLTVNGEPRAWAGPHGQSLDRLDH from the coding sequence GTGGACGGAACCGAGGCCGACCTGCCGCTGGCCTACCGCTCGTTCGCCCGGCAGGCCGGCGGGTACTGCCCGGAGTACGAACGACTGGCGCTGGGCGTCGCCGACGATGCGGAGCTCCTCAGGCGCCTGAGCGACCTTCCGCAGTCCCAGCGACAACCCAATCTGCTGTTCGGCGTCACGCGGCTGCTGGGCGGCCCGGTCGAGAACTGGCCCGATTTCCGGAGCTGGGTGCTGGCGCACTGGTGGCAGGTCCACCGGGAATTGTTGCGCCGCTCGACCCAGACCAATGAGGCCGGCCGCTGCGCCACCTTGTTGCCCTACCTGCCGCTCGATCGGCCACTGGCGCTGCTGGAGCTCGGCTGCTCGGCCGGGCTCTGCCTGCACCCCGACCGGTACGGCTACCGCTACACCGGCACCGACCGGAGCACTGCGCCGGTGCTGCTGGCCGGCGAGCAGGAGCCCTTGTTGGACTGCCGGCTCGGTGTCGGCATCACGCCCCCTGCCGGGCTCCCCCAGATCGCCTGGCGCGCCGGCCTCGACCTCAACCCGCTCGACTTGAGACGGCCCGACAACCGTGCCTGGTTGCGGGCTCTGGTCTGGCCCGGCCAGCCGATCCGGGAGGCGCGACTCGATGCAGCCATGGCGGTCGCGACAGCCGATCCGCCGCGGCTGTTCACCGGAGATCTGGTCGACGACCTGCCGACACTGTTGGACGACGTACCTGCCGGGGTGACACCGGTGATCTTCCACAGCGCCGTGCTGGCCTACGTCACCGATCCGCAACTGCGGGCCCACTTCGTCGGTCAGGCCCTGTGGGCGGTCGAACACCGTGGTGCGGTGTGGATCGCCAACGAGGCACCGACGGTCCTCGGCCCTCAGCTGATTCCCGACCATGGCAGTCGGGCCCGTCTGCTCGACGCTGCCGAGGGTCGCTTCCTGCTCACCGTGAACGGCGAACCACGCGCCTGGGCAGGCCCCCACGGCCAGAGTCTCGACCGGTTGGATCACTGA
- the rpsD gene encoding 30S ribosomal protein S4, with translation MARYTGPLTKKSRRLGTDLVGNDKAFERRPYPPGMHGRGRTKESEYLLQMREKQKARYAYGVLEKQFRRYYEEANRATGRTGDLLLQILETRLDNVVYRAGFANTRRQARQLVNHGHFEVNGKKVNIPSYRVSPHDVITVKEKSKDLHPLVIARETHGEREVPGWLEARTDPMMILVHALPKREQITVDVQEQLIVELYSKVS, from the coding sequence ATGGCTCGTTACACCGGCCCATTGACCAAGAAGTCGCGTCGTCTCGGCACCGACCTGGTGGGCAACGACAAGGCTTTCGAGCGCCGTCCGTACCCCCCGGGTATGCACGGCCGCGGACGCACCAAGGAGTCGGAGTACCTGCTCCAGATGCGGGAGAAGCAGAAGGCCCGCTACGCCTACGGCGTGCTGGAGAAGCAGTTCCGCCGCTACTACGAAGAGGCCAACCGGGCCACCGGTCGTACCGGTGATCTGCTGCTGCAGATCCTGGAGACCCGGCTGGACAACGTGGTCTACCGCGCCGGCTTCGCCAACACCCGTCGGCAGGCCCGGCAGCTGGTCAACCACGGCCACTTCGAGGTCAACGGCAAGAAGGTCAACATCCCCTCCTACCGGGTCTCGCCGCATGACGTGATCACGGTGAAGGAGAAGTCGAAGGACCTGCACCCGCTGGTGATCGCTCGTGAGACCCACGGTGAGCGCGAGGTTCCGGGATGGCTGGAAGCCCGTACCGATCCGATGATGATCTTGGTGCATGCGCTGCCGAAGCGTGAGCAGATCACCGTCGACGTCCAGGAGCAGCTGATCGTCGAGCTCTACTCGAAGGTGAGCTGA
- a CDS encoding MFS transporter yields the protein MSTTTDPTDERKKWRAFWVAVAVAGVTILDLSKVNVALPSIESALGAGSTELQVIVSGYVLTFGLALVPMGRLGDQRSRRTLFIIGLSLFTLTSLICALAPNATVLLIGRLLQGIAAGIQMPQVLGLIQSQFQGKERGRAFGLFGATIGICTAIGPTLGGLLIALGGEPDGWRLIFWMNVPLCVIAIGLAIFLLPDTRPATKEPLHLDPVGVVLLGGTILCLLLPFLLTTGGSDDDPRRWWSLVGFVLLAAALVAWERHYAAQGRSPLIPFKLFGISSFRNGTLLVAIYFTALPSMFLTTTLFLQEGVGLTPLLAGLVGMGFAIVSATASYVGGGLVGRIGRPLVIGGLVIMLCCTVGMSLVAHFVPQQLIPFALAAVMLLGGVGGGVVVSPNQTLTLADVPVSQGGLAGSMGQLGQRIGTAIGTAVTLSLFYAAVYSTQGEPGLDAYRDAYNLGMVAVSGFIALALLIGVIDAGSRQRRARPTPVAQGVDSPG from the coding sequence GTGAGCACGACAACCGATCCGACGGACGAGCGCAAGAAGTGGCGGGCCTTCTGGGTCGCCGTGGCGGTGGCCGGGGTGACGATCCTCGACCTGTCCAAGGTCAACGTGGCCCTGCCCTCGATCGAGTCAGCCCTCGGCGCCGGTTCCACCGAACTGCAGGTGATCGTCTCCGGCTACGTGCTCACCTTCGGTCTTGCCCTGGTTCCGATGGGACGGCTGGGTGACCAGCGCTCACGGCGAACACTGTTCATCATCGGGCTCTCCCTGTTCACCCTCACCAGTCTGATCTGCGCACTGGCGCCGAATGCGACGGTTCTGCTGATCGGCCGCCTCCTGCAGGGAATCGCCGCCGGGATTCAGATGCCACAGGTCCTCGGGCTGATCCAGTCCCAGTTCCAGGGCAAGGAACGTGGCCGCGCCTTCGGGCTCTTCGGTGCCACCATCGGCATCTGCACCGCGATCGGGCCCACCCTGGGCGGTCTGCTGATCGCCCTGGGGGGCGAGCCCGACGGATGGCGGCTGATCTTCTGGATGAATGTTCCGCTGTGCGTGATCGCGATCGGTCTGGCGATCTTCCTGTTGCCCGACACCCGGCCGGCGACCAAGGAGCCCCTGCACCTCGATCCGGTCGGCGTGGTCCTGCTGGGTGGGACCATCCTCTGCCTGCTGCTGCCGTTCCTGCTGACCACCGGTGGCTCGGACGACGATCCGCGCCGCTGGTGGTCGCTGGTGGGGTTCGTCCTGCTGGCGGCGGCGCTGGTGGCCTGGGAGCGTCACTACGCCGCGCAGGGACGCAGTCCGCTGATCCCGTTCAAGCTGTTCGGGATCTCCTCGTTCCGCAACGGGACGCTGCTGGTGGCGATCTACTTCACGGCCCTGCCGTCGATGTTCCTGACCACCACCTTGTTCCTCCAGGAGGGGGTCGGACTGACACCGTTGCTGGCCGGCCTGGTGGGCATGGGGTTCGCGATCGTCAGCGCCACCGCCTCCTATGTCGGCGGCGGTCTGGTCGGCCGGATCGGTCGCCCGCTGGTGATCGGCGGTCTGGTGATCATGCTCTGCTGCACGGTCGGGATGAGCCTGGTGGCCCATTTCGTACCGCAGCAGCTGATCCCCTTCGCGCTGGCCGCTGTGATGCTGCTCGGCGGCGTCGGTGGCGGTGTCGTGGTCTCCCCGAACCAGACCCTCACCCTGGCCGACGTACCGGTGAGCCAAGGCGGGCTGGCGGGCTCGATGGGCCAGTTGGGCCAGCGCATCGGTACCGCGATCGGTACGGCAGTCACCTTGTCGCTGTTCTACGCCGCGGTCTACAGCACTCAAGGGGAGCCGGGGCTGGATGCCTACCGCGACGCCTACAACCTCGGCATGGTGGCGGTCTCGGGATTCATCGCCCTGGCGTTGTTGATCGGCGTCATCGATGCCGGGTCCCGGCAGCGACGAGCCCGACCCACGCCGGTGGCCCAGGGCGTCGACTCACCCGGCTGA
- a CDS encoding carbohydrate ABC transporter permease has protein sequence MTAVAEPTRTNEMSSASTARTGRKGGFRIGGLALTVLTWLLVLFFFFPVGWTIFTSFKSEAAAASATPLIFTPLSFEQYAEVFRRGMGLYLLNSAAVAVLSTVVVMALAIPAAYALSVRKVRRWTDALFFVISTRFMPFAAVIIPIFLLLRELGLLDNLTVLGVLYVGMNLPLAIWMMRSFFDEVPAAIVEAAHVDGASYWKELWRIAFPIVAPGAAAAALICFIFAWNEYFLALLLTSVTAMTTPPFLGSFVDGRGQFLAVLSAAITIAIIPVIIAGWVAQKRLVAGLAMGAVK, from the coding sequence ATGACCGCTGTCGCCGAACCCACCAGGACCAACGAGATGTCGTCTGCTTCGACTGCCCGCACCGGGCGCAAGGGCGGATTCAGGATCGGTGGTCTCGCGCTGACCGTGCTCACCTGGTTGCTGGTGCTGTTTTTCTTCTTCCCGGTCGGCTGGACGATCTTCACCTCCTTCAAGTCCGAGGCCGCGGCGGCGTCGGCGACGCCGTTGATCTTCACCCCGCTCAGCTTCGAGCAGTACGCCGAGGTGTTCCGGCGAGGAATGGGGTTGTACCTGCTCAACTCCGCCGCCGTGGCGGTGCTGTCCACCGTGGTGGTGATGGCGCTGGCGATCCCCGCGGCCTATGCCTTGTCGGTACGCAAGGTGCGGCGCTGGACCGATGCACTGTTCTTCGTGATCTCCACCCGGTTCATGCCGTTCGCCGCGGTGATCATCCCGATCTTCCTGCTCCTGCGGGAGCTCGGCCTGCTGGACAACCTGACCGTGCTCGGGGTGCTCTACGTCGGAATGAACCTGCCGCTGGCGATCTGGATGATGCGTTCGTTCTTCGACGAGGTGCCGGCGGCGATCGTCGAGGCGGCCCATGTCGACGGCGCCAGCTACTGGAAGGAACTGTGGCGGATTGCCTTCCCGATCGTCGCTCCCGGAGCGGCGGCGGCTGCGCTGATCTGCTTCATCTTCGCTTGGAACGAGTACTTCCTGGCCCTGTTGCTGACCTCGGTCACGGCAATGACCACCCCGCCCTTCCTCGGGTCCTTCGTGGACGGGCGCGGGCAGTTCCTGGCGGTGCTGAGCGCCGCGATCACAATCGCCATCATCCCGGTGATCATCGCCGGCTGGGTCGCGCAGAAGCGCCTGGTCGCCGGCCTGGCCATGGGTGCGGTCAAATGA
- a CDS encoding VOC family protein, with protein MPIQRLNHAVLYVSDLDRSLAFYTEILGFRVKEQVDGAAFLQAEGSSNDHDLGLFASPTPLGPSTAGRSTVGLYHLAWEVDTLGSLQEVEGRLRSADALVGASDHATTKALYGHDPDGLEFEVSWFLPPELLTPDVLARGVTIAPLDLPAEVERYGAETLGFSASALAR; from the coding sequence ATGCCCATCCAGCGCCTCAACCACGCCGTGCTCTACGTCAGCGACCTCGACCGCAGCCTCGCGTTCTACACCGAGATCCTCGGGTTTCGTGTCAAGGAGCAGGTCGACGGGGCTGCCTTCCTGCAGGCCGAGGGCAGCAGCAACGACCATGACCTGGGGTTGTTCGCCTCCCCCACACCGCTCGGCCCGTCGACCGCCGGTCGGAGCACTGTCGGCCTCTACCACCTGGCCTGGGAGGTCGACACCCTGGGCAGCCTGCAAGAAGTCGAAGGGCGCCTGCGCTCGGCCGACGCACTGGTGGGAGCCTCCGATCACGCGACCACCAAGGCCCTGTACGGACACGACCCCGACGGGCTGGAGTTCGAGGTCTCCTGGTTCCTGCCCCCGGAGCTGCTGACCCCCGATGTGCTCGCCCGCGGTGTCACCATCGCGCCCCTCGACCTTCCGGCCGAGGTCGAACGTTACGGAGCCGAGACCCTCGGGTTCTCCGCCTCCGCACTGGCTCGCTGA